One window of Halopelagius longus genomic DNA carries:
- a CDS encoding superoxide dismutase — MTDGSHLRSESLPELERRTVLRGVGVAAGATLLGTDVAAATGDDDGDGPAYRLPPLPYDYDALEPHIDERTMTLHHDTHHQGYVDGANEALQTLAEMREADEFDGVRHVKRDLSFNLSGHILHTIFWENMSPDGGGTPSGALADRIETDFGSFAAMCKEFSASASNVEGSGWGTLLYDHRSDSLLVTQVENHDELVVQGGTPLLVLDVWEHAYYLQYENNRSEYVDAFWNVVDWANVEKRYESARDANLLDDD; from the coding sequence ATGACAGATGGTTCCCACCTTCGGTCCGAGTCGCTTCCCGAACTCGAACGACGGACGGTCCTTCGAGGCGTCGGCGTCGCCGCGGGCGCGACACTCCTCGGCACGGACGTCGCCGCGGCGACCGGAGACGACGACGGAGACGGCCCGGCGTATCGACTCCCGCCGCTTCCGTACGACTACGACGCCTTGGAACCGCACATCGACGAGCGAACGATGACGCTGCACCACGACACCCACCATCAGGGGTACGTAGACGGGGCGAACGAGGCCCTACAGACGCTGGCGGAGATGCGCGAGGCCGACGAGTTCGACGGCGTGAGACACGTCAAGCGCGACCTGTCGTTCAACCTCTCGGGGCACATCCTCCACACGATTTTCTGGGAGAACATGTCGCCCGACGGCGGCGGGACACCGAGCGGTGCCCTCGCCGACCGCATCGAGACGGATTTCGGGTCGTTCGCGGCGATGTGCAAGGAGTTCTCCGCGTCCGCCTCGAACGTCGAGGGGTCCGGCTGGGGAACGCTCCTCTACGACCACCGCTCGGATTCGCTGCTCGTCACGCAGGTGGAGAACCACGACGAACTCGTCGTGCAGGGCGGAACGCCGCTTCTCGTCCTCGACGTCTGGGAGCACGCCTACTACCTCCAGTACGAGAACAACCGCAGCGAGTACGTCGACGCGTTCTGGAACGTCGTCGACTGGGCGAACGTCGAGAAGCGATACGAGTCGGCCCGCGACGCGAACCTCCTCGACGACGACTGA
- a CDS encoding protein sorting system archaetidylserine decarboxylase encodes MRFAPGVRRFSLPAFLAAAALSVVAPPAAAVAFAVGAFTLWFFRDPERRPSTWGVVSPADGRVSVVREEDEQIRVGVFMNVTDVHVNRAPFDGTVERVTHRPGAHRPAFSKESERNERVDVDVSTPEGPAELSLIAGAFARRIHPYVEEGDDLTRAQRIGHIDFGSRADVLLPPVYDREDVLVEVGDTLRAGESVVARRDE; translated from the coding sequence ATGCGATTCGCACCCGGCGTCCGGCGGTTCTCCCTCCCCGCGTTCCTCGCCGCCGCCGCCCTCTCCGTCGTCGCGCCGCCCGCCGCCGCCGTCGCCTTCGCCGTCGGCGCGTTCACGCTCTGGTTCTTCCGCGACCCGGAACGGCGGCCGTCGACGTGGGGCGTCGTCTCCCCCGCCGACGGCCGCGTCTCCGTCGTCCGCGAGGAGGACGAGCAGATTCGCGTCGGCGTGTTCATGAACGTCACCGACGTGCACGTCAACCGCGCGCCGTTCGACGGCACCGTCGAACGCGTGACCCACCGACCGGGCGCGCACCGCCCGGCGTTCTCGAAGGAGTCGGAGCGAAACGAACGCGTGGACGTTGACGTCTCTACTCCGGAGGGACCGGCGGAACTGTCGCTCATCGCCGGCGCGTTCGCCCGCAGAATCCACCCGTACGTCGAGGAGGGCGACGACCTGACGCGCGCCCAGCGAATCGGCCACATCGACTTCGGCAGTCGCGCCGACGTGCTGCTCCCGCCCGTCTACGACCGCGAGGACGTGTTGGTCGAGGTGGGCGACACGCTCCGCGCCGGAGAATCGGTCGTCGCGAGACGTGACGAGTAG
- a CDS encoding DUF7473 family protein, with protein sequence MSNGVAVLQSGSVGSAVAVAGTFASFALFLSVTAFLAARNVLGEVSARKSLVVGSVPAAVAVVFTTYGLPSLAGVALALLLDAATVKALYGRSNGLTAYVTFVHFVVSVILGAVLFAGLMLLSTAPS encoded by the coding sequence ATGTCCAACGGCGTCGCGGTCCTGCAGTCGGGGTCAGTCGGCAGTGCAGTCGCCGTCGCCGGAACGTTCGCGTCGTTCGCGCTGTTCCTCTCCGTCACCGCGTTCCTCGCGGCGCGGAACGTTCTCGGCGAGGTGTCCGCGCGGAAATCGCTCGTCGTCGGGTCGGTCCCCGCCGCCGTCGCGGTGGTGTTCACGACGTACGGCCTCCCGTCTCTGGCCGGCGTGGCCCTCGCCCTCCTCCTCGATGCAGCGACGGTGAAAGCCCTCTACGGGCGGTCGAACGGACTCACGGCCTACGTCACGTTCGTCCACTTCGTCGTCTCGGTCATCCTCGGCGCGGTACTGTTCGCCGGGTTGATGCTGCTCTCTACCGCCCCCTCGTAA
- a CDS encoding methyltransferase domain-containing protein, protein MYCLELAGEPDDEAFAALEARRAAADAVSVVAPGVATARGVRTERVRHLAYTHRVSELVGRTDASVESAVALLEAASIAREGSVAVRGRNVRATADASTSEAERELGGVLVDRGFSVDLEDPDHELRAVFAGEACYLGWEVAQSVRDFGERRPTDRPFFQPGSMAPLDARAYVNVAAGRSLPDATVLDPMCGTGGILVEAALVGARALGSDAQWKMARGAQENLSALAPRDDWEVVRGDATDLPFRDDAADAIVFDAPYGRQSKIARHELSDLVGGALSEAARVAPSAVLVADRSWEDAAEDAGWRVEERFVRRVHRSLDRHVHVLERV, encoded by the coding sequence GTGTACTGCCTCGAACTCGCAGGCGAACCCGACGACGAGGCGTTCGCCGCGCTCGAAGCCCGACGCGCCGCCGCGGACGCCGTCTCCGTCGTCGCGCCGGGCGTCGCCACGGCCCGCGGCGTCCGAACCGAACGCGTTCGCCACCTCGCGTACACCCACCGCGTCAGCGAACTCGTCGGTCGGACGGACGCGAGCGTCGAGAGCGCCGTCGCCCTGCTGGAGGCGGCGTCGATAGCGCGAGAGGGGTCGGTGGCCGTTCGAGGCCGAAACGTCCGGGCGACGGCCGACGCGAGTACCAGCGAGGCCGAACGCGAACTCGGCGGCGTCCTCGTGGACCGGGGGTTCTCCGTGGACTTGGAGGACCCCGACCACGAACTCCGCGCGGTGTTTGCCGGCGAGGCGTGTTACCTCGGGTGGGAAGTGGCCCAGAGCGTCCGCGACTTCGGCGAGAGGCGGCCCACCGACCGGCCGTTCTTCCAACCGGGGAGCATGGCCCCCCTCGACGCCCGCGCGTACGTCAACGTCGCCGCCGGGCGGTCACTCCCGGACGCGACGGTTCTCGACCCGATGTGCGGCACCGGAGGCATCCTCGTGGAGGCGGCCCTCGTCGGCGCGCGCGCCCTCGGAAGCGACGCCCAGTGGAAGATGGCCCGCGGCGCACAGGAGAACCTCTCCGCACTCGCCCCGCGGGACGACTGGGAGGTGGTCCGCGGCGACGCGACGGACCTGCCGTTCCGCGACGACGCGGCGGACGCTATCGTCTTCGACGCCCCCTACGGTCGACAGTCGAAAATCGCGCGGCACGAACTCTCTGACCTCGTGGGCGGCGCGCTCTCGGAGGCGGCGCGGGTCGCCCCCTCGGCGGTTCTCGTCGCCGACCGGTCGTGGGAGGACGCCGCCGAGGACGCCGGGTGGCGCGTCGAAGAGCGGTTCGTGCGGCGGGTCCACCGCTCTCTGGACCGCCACGTTCACGTCCTCGAACGGGTTTAG
- a CDS encoding helix-turn-helix domain-containing protein — protein MGSEAANAILRTVAEPMTVKEIHQFAEVPLSTAYREVNRLAEANLLEERLQLDPIEGRHVNRYVRTFDTIEIRMTDEGIVVQLLS, from the coding sequence ATGGGGTCGGAGGCCGCGAACGCGATACTCCGCACCGTCGCGGAACCGATGACGGTCAAGGAGATTCACCAGTTCGCGGAGGTGCCCCTCTCGACGGCGTACCGCGAGGTGAACCGCCTCGCGGAGGCGAACCTCCTCGAAGAACGACTTCAACTCGACCCGATAGAGGGGCGACACGTCAACCGGTACGTCCGCACGTTCGACACGATAGAGATACGAATGACCGACGAGGGCATCGTCGTCCAACTGCTCTCCTAA
- a CDS encoding CPBP family intramembrane glutamic endopeptidase, translating to MRARALVWNADERRLRSPIRLLVAVVLVFVALFGFSLAVNAFTPLNDSLPVLVVLAVGGSAAPGVAVLAAAALLDRRTFADAGLGFDRDWWIDLGFGLLLGAALMTAIFLLALLAGWVRVTGTFVSGPRTGGFAAGMAVLALQFVVVGFAEELVARGYLLTNVAEGLAGYVSNRAAVAVAVVVSSLAFGFAHLTNPNATLVSTLGISLAGVFLAAGYVLTDELAIPVGLHITWNLFQGGVYGFSVSGLGIQTSVVATRETGPDAVTGGAFGPEAGALGVGAVLLGTALVVAYVRARYGSARVAPGLLRPDLRWREEGREGTTGDGRRRTAPTTDERR from the coding sequence ATGCGCGCCCGCGCCCTCGTCTGGAACGCCGACGAACGGCGGCTTCGCTCCCCGATTCGCCTCCTCGTCGCCGTCGTTCTCGTCTTCGTCGCCCTCTTCGGTTTCAGTCTCGCGGTGAACGCGTTCACCCCTCTGAACGATTCGCTCCCCGTCCTCGTCGTCCTCGCCGTCGGCGGGTCGGCCGCCCCGGGCGTCGCCGTCCTCGCGGCGGCGGCCCTCCTCGACAGGCGGACGTTCGCGGACGCCGGACTCGGGTTCGACCGCGACTGGTGGATAGACCTCGGCTTCGGCCTCCTTCTGGGGGCCGCCCTCATGACCGCCATCTTCCTTCTCGCCCTCCTCGCGGGGTGGGTTCGCGTCACCGGCACGTTCGTTAGCGGGCCGCGGACCGGCGGGTTCGCCGCCGGGATGGCGGTTCTCGCGCTCCAGTTCGTCGTCGTCGGGTTCGCCGAGGAACTGGTCGCTCGCGGGTACCTCCTGACGAACGTGGCCGAGGGACTCGCGGGCTACGTCTCGAACCGCGCGGCCGTCGCCGTCGCCGTCGTTGTCTCCTCGCTCGCGTTTGGCTTCGCCCACCTCACCAACCCGAACGCGACGCTCGTCAGCACGCTCGGTATCTCCTTGGCGGGCGTGTTCCTCGCGGCGGGGTACGTCCTCACCGACGAACTCGCCATACCCGTCGGCCTCCACATCACGTGGAACCTGTTTCAGGGCGGCGTCTACGGCTTCTCCGTCAGCGGTCTCGGCATCCAGACGAGCGTCGTCGCGACCCGAGAGACCGGCCCGGACGCCGTCACCGGCGGCGCGTTCGGCCCGGAGGCGGGCGCTCTCGGTGTCGGTGCGGTGCTCCTCGGCACGGCTCTCGTCGTCGCCTACGTCCGCGCCCGGTACGGGTCGGCCCGCGTCGCGCCCGGCCTGCTGAGACCCGACCTCAGGTGGCGCGAGGAGGGGAGAGAGGGGACGACCGGCGACGGGCGGCGACGAACCGCGCCGACGACCGACGAACGTCGGTGA
- a CDS encoding metal-dependent hydrolase — protein sequence MVAHGVHVLVGLALAFLCFRAERPEPYLVAALAAAFPDIDSYVFPSLVDWGYVAGSTWAHRGVTHSVFTGVAVVLVLSYFGPWRAAAVGFLSHILLDYVTGGVFLLAPFVTVRHGFSTNWLILNSLTAVFSVTVMLAGARYLRVGDGSGPPRSTAAAGFLDRFD from the coding sequence ATGGTCGCCCACGGTGTCCACGTTCTCGTCGGTCTGGCGTTAGCGTTCCTCTGCTTCCGTGCGGAACGACCGGAACCGTACCTCGTCGCGGCACTCGCCGCCGCGTTCCCCGACATCGACTCGTACGTCTTCCCCTCCCTCGTCGATTGGGGCTACGTCGCCGGGTCCACGTGGGCGCATCGGGGGGTGACCCACTCGGTGTTCACCGGCGTCGCGGTGGTTCTCGTCCTCTCGTACTTCGGACCGTGGCGCGCCGCGGCGGTGGGGTTCCTCTCGCACATCCTCTTGGACTACGTCACCGGCGGCGTCTTCCTCCTCGCGCCGTTCGTCACCGTCCGGCACGGCTTCTCGACGAACTGGCTGATTCTGAACAGCCTCACGGCCGTCTTCTCGGTGACCGTGATGCTCGCCGGGGCGCGGTACCTGCGGGTGGGAGACGGCTCCGGACCGCCCCGCTCGACTGCGGCGGCGGGGTTCCTCGACCGGTTCGACTGA
- a CDS encoding winged helix-turn-helix transcriptional regulator: protein MTETRTQITDYIGSHPGVHFNELVRSLDLAPGQAQHHIRRLVGDGSVNRAEYYGRTHYYPPEFDEWERATLALFRRETARDVLGVLLREEAAKPDDVAEELDIARSTLEWHLDHLVEQDIVRKERDIRNRVTLVLEHPDETAELLARVSPSLPGRFVDRFARLVDSLLEG from the coding sequence ATGACCGAGACACGCACACAGATAACGGACTACATCGGGTCGCACCCGGGCGTTCACTTCAACGAACTCGTCCGTTCGTTGGACCTCGCGCCGGGGCAGGCACAGCACCACATCCGCCGCCTCGTCGGCGACGGTTCCGTCAACCGCGCGGAGTACTACGGGAGAACCCACTACTACCCGCCGGAGTTCGACGAGTGGGAGCGCGCGACGCTCGCGCTGTTCCGCCGGGAGACGGCGCGCGACGTTCTCGGCGTCCTCCTGCGGGAGGAGGCCGCCAAACCGGACGACGTGGCCGAGGAACTGGACATCGCCCGCAGCACCTTGGAGTGGCACCTCGACCACCTCGTCGAGCAGGACATCGTCCGCAAGGAACGGGACATCCGCAACCGCGTGACGCTGGTCCTCGAACACCCCGACGAGACGGCGGAACTCCTCGCCCGCGTGTCGCCGTCGCTCCCGGGACGGTTCGTGGACCGCTTCGCCCGCCTCGTCGATTCGCTCTTGGAGGGATAG
- the hisG gene encoding ATP phosphoribosyltransferase, which produces MRIAVPNKGRLHDPSVELLERAGLHIEDGTDRKLYANTVDPDVTVLFARAADIPEYVRDGAAEVGITGLDQVRESGHDLTELVDLEFGTCRLVLAAPEDGDIETVEDVDGKTVATEFPHIAREYFAEKGVDADVVEVSGATELTPHVEMADAIIDITSTGTTLRVNRLAIVDEVLESSVRLFARPDVVEDPKVEQLATAFESVRAAEDKRYLMMNAPRERLDDVREVIPGLGGPTVMDIAGSDDADDGTASGDVAVHVVVDERDVFEVVNDLKDVGASGILVTEIERLVE; this is translated from the coding sequence ATGCGCATCGCCGTGCCCAACAAGGGCCGCCTGCACGACCCGAGCGTCGAACTCCTCGAACGCGCCGGACTCCACATCGAGGACGGGACCGACCGGAAGTTGTACGCGAACACGGTGGACCCCGACGTGACGGTCCTGTTCGCCCGCGCCGCCGACATCCCCGAGTACGTCCGCGACGGCGCCGCGGAGGTCGGAATCACCGGACTCGACCAAGTGCGGGAGTCGGGCCACGACCTGACGGAACTGGTCGATCTGGAGTTCGGCACCTGCCGCCTCGTCCTCGCGGCCCCCGAGGACGGCGACATCGAGACGGTCGAAGACGTGGACGGGAAGACGGTGGCCACGGAGTTCCCCCACATCGCGCGGGAGTACTTCGCCGAGAAGGGCGTCGACGCCGACGTGGTGGAGGTGTCGGGCGCGACGGAACTGACGCCGCACGTCGAGATGGCCGACGCCATCATCGACATCACCTCGACGGGGACGACGCTCCGGGTGAACCGCCTCGCGATAGTGGACGAAGTGCTCGAATCGTCGGTTCGCCTGTTCGCCCGTCCGGACGTGGTCGAGGACCCGAAGGTCGAGCAGTTGGCGACGGCGTTCGAGTCCGTCCGCGCCGCAGAGGACAAGCGCTACCTGATGATGAACGCGCCGCGGGAGAGACTCGACGACGTGCGCGAGGTCATCCCGGGTCTCGGCGGGCCGACGGTGATGGACATCGCCGGGAGCGACGACGCCGACGACGGAACCGCGTCCGGCGACGTGGCCGTCCACGTGGTCGTGGACGAACGCGACGTGTTCGAGGTGGTCAACGACCTGAAGGACGTGGGCGCCTCGGGCATCCTCGTCACCGAGATAGAGCGGTTGGTCGAGTGA
- a CDS encoding amidohydrolase, translating to MTNLLLVAGGRTLRPDLTVERADVVADRGTGRIEAVGPDVAEEYEVDETLDAEGCLVMPGLVNAHTHVAMTLLRGYADDKPLDPWLREDIWPAEAALEPGDVRAGAKLGIVEMIRSGTTAFADMYFDVDEVVAAVEEAGVRARVGHGVVTVAKDDEDAAADVEESLRVAREFDGAAEGRVSTAFMPHSLTTVGEELLREGVETAREEDIPVHFHANETTAEVEPIVAERGERPLSYADDVGMLAESDFLAHGVHTDDEEIALLAERGAAVVHCPASNMKLASGIAPVQQMLDAGVTVGIGTDGAASNNDLDMFDELRDAAMLGKLGADDAAAVPAAAAVKAATAGSAEAIGIDAGRIEPGALADLAVVEFDAPHLAPRHDDVSHLAYAVRGSDVRHTVCDGRVLMRDREILTLDEESVVAEARERAASLVERAE from the coding sequence ATGACGAATCTGCTGTTAGTCGCGGGCGGGCGGACGCTCCGTCCCGACCTGACCGTCGAACGGGCGGACGTGGTGGCGGACCGAGGCACCGGCCGCATCGAGGCCGTCGGCCCGGACGTCGCCGAGGAGTACGAGGTGGACGAAACCCTCGACGCCGAGGGCTGTCTGGTGATGCCGGGACTCGTCAACGCTCACACCCACGTCGCGATGACGCTCCTCCGCGGGTACGCCGACGACAAACCGCTCGACCCGTGGCTTCGGGAGGACATCTGGCCGGCGGAGGCCGCCCTCGAACCGGGTGACGTGCGCGCCGGGGCGAAACTCGGCATCGTCGAGATGATTCGCTCGGGGACGACGGCCTTCGCGGACATGTACTTCGACGTGGACGAGGTCGTCGCCGCAGTCGAGGAGGCGGGCGTCCGCGCCCGCGTCGGCCACGGCGTCGTCACCGTCGCCAAGGACGACGAGGACGCCGCCGCCGACGTCGAGGAGAGCCTCCGCGTCGCCCGCGAGTTCGACGGCGCGGCCGAGGGGCGCGTCTCGACGGCGTTCATGCCCCACTCTCTGACCACCGTCGGCGAGGAACTCCTCCGCGAGGGCGTCGAGACGGCGCGCGAGGAGGACATCCCGGTCCACTTCCACGCCAACGAGACGACCGCCGAGGTGGAGCCGATAGTCGCGGAACGCGGCGAACGCCCCCTCTCGTACGCCGACGACGTCGGGATGCTCGCGGAGTCGGACTTCCTCGCGCACGGGGTCCACACCGACGACGAGGAGATAGCACTCCTCGCAGAGCGCGGGGCGGCCGTCGTCCACTGTCCGGCGTCGAACATGAAACTCGCCTCCGGCATCGCGCCGGTCCAGCAGATGCTCGACGCGGGCGTCACCGTCGGCATCGGTACCGACGGCGCGGCGTCGAACAACGACCTCGACATGTTCGACGAACTGCGCGACGCCGCCATGCTAGGGAAACTCGGCGCGGACGACGCCGCCGCCGTCCCCGCCGCCGCGGCCGTGAAGGCGGCCACCGCCGGAAGCGCAGAGGCCATCGGTATCGACGCCGGTCGCATCGAACCGGGCGCACTCGCGGACCTCGCCGTCGTCGAGTTCGACGCGCCGCACCTCGCGCCGAGACACGACGACGTGAGCCACCTCGCCTACGCCGTCCGCGGGTCGGACGTTCGCCACACGGTCTGCGACGGGCGCGTCCTCATGCGGGACCGCGAGATTCTGACGCTGGACGAAGAGAGCGTCGTCGCGGAGGCGCGCGAACGCGCCGCGTCCCTCGTCGAGCGAGCGGAGTAA
- a CDS encoding adenosylhomocysteinase — protein MSDSTYAPISGHLDDVEEAREEGRRKMDWALQHMPILQELREQFAESKPFDGQVIGMAMHVEAKTANLVELLALGGAEVAITGCNPLSTHDDVSAALDANDSITSYAKRGVDEDEYYEAMHAVVSHEPTVTVDDGMDLVYLVHEEYPELIDTILGGAEETTTGVHRLRAMDEDGELNYPVFAVNDTPMKRLFDNVHGTGESSLANIAMTTNLSWASKNVVVAGYGYCGKGVAKKAAGQNANVIVTEVEPRRALEAHMEGYDVMPMNEAAEVGDVFLTTTGNRDVITREDFEKMQDGAVLANAGHFDIEIDLDALSDLAVDEYEARDGVDAYEMEDGRRINVLAEGRLVNLASPIALGHPVEVMDQSFGVQAVCVRELVENGDEYDAGVHDVPDELDVEVAEIKLDAEGVDIDTLTETQEEYMNSWSHGT, from the coding sequence ATGAGTGACTCCACCTACGCTCCGATAAGCGGCCACCTCGACGACGTCGAGGAAGCCCGCGAGGAGGGCCGACGGAAGATGGACTGGGCGCTTCAGCACATGCCCATCCTGCAGGAACTCCGCGAACAGTTCGCCGAGTCGAAACCGTTCGACGGGCAGGTTATCGGCATGGCGATGCACGTCGAGGCGAAGACGGCGAACCTCGTCGAACTGCTGGCTCTCGGCGGCGCGGAAGTGGCCATCACCGGCTGTAACCCGCTCTCGACGCACGACGACGTGAGCGCCGCCCTCGACGCCAACGACAGCATCACCTCCTACGCCAAGCGCGGCGTGGACGAAGACGAGTACTACGAGGCGATGCACGCCGTCGTCTCGCACGAACCGACCGTCACCGTCGACGACGGGATGGACCTCGTCTACCTCGTCCACGAGGAGTACCCCGAACTCATCGACACCATCCTCGGCGGCGCGGAGGAGACGACGACGGGCGTCCACCGACTCCGCGCGATGGACGAGGACGGCGAACTGAACTACCCCGTCTTCGCCGTCAACGACACGCCGATGAAGCGCCTGTTCGACAACGTCCACGGCACCGGCGAGTCCTCCCTCGCCAACATCGCCATGACGACGAACCTCTCGTGGGCGTCGAAGAACGTCGTCGTCGCGGGCTACGGCTACTGCGGCAAGGGCGTCGCCAAGAAGGCCGCCGGGCAGAACGCCAACGTCATCGTCACGGAAGTCGAACCCCGCCGCGCCCTCGAAGCGCACATGGAGGGGTACGACGTGATGCCGATGAACGAGGCGGCGGAGGTGGGCGACGTGTTCCTCACGACGACGGGCAACCGCGACGTCATCACCCGCGAGGACTTCGAGAAGATGCAGGACGGGGCCGTCCTCGCGAACGCCGGGCACTTCGACATCGAGATCGACTTAGACGCCCTCTCGGACCTCGCGGTGGACGAGTACGAGGCCAGAGACGGCGTCGACGCCTACGAGATGGAGGACGGCCGCCGCATCAACGTCCTCGCGGAGGGCCGCCTCGTCAACCTCGCCTCTCCCATCGCCCTCGGCCACCCGGTCGAGGTGATGGACCAGTCCTTCGGCGTCCAAGCCGTCTGCGTCCGCGAACTCGTCGAGAACGGCGACGAGTACGACGCCGGCGTCCACGACGTGCCGGACGAACTCGACGTGGAAGTCGCCGAGATAAAACTCGACGCCGAGGGCGTCGACATCGACACGCTCACCGAAACGCAGGAAGAGTACATGAACAGTTGGAGTCACGGGACGTAA
- a CDS encoding DUF7471 family protein has protein sequence MLSPAHAGAHGGYDGPLTAVLLLAGVGSLVVAGLALGALARRRSRSFLLVALALVTLAARTAVAGATMAGMVETSAHHLLEHGLDVVMAGLVIAAVYYARRTERAAGGNQR, from the coding sequence ATGTTGTCGCCAGCACACGCGGGTGCCCACGGAGGGTACGACGGACCGCTCACGGCGGTGTTGCTGCTCGCGGGAGTCGGGTCGCTCGTCGTCGCCGGCCTCGCACTGGGCGCACTCGCCCGGAGACGGTCGCGTTCGTTCCTGCTCGTGGCGCTCGCGCTGGTGACGCTCGCGGCGCGGACGGCCGTCGCCGGAGCGACGATGGCGGGGATGGTGGAGACGTCGGCGCACCACCTGCTGGAACACGGCCTCGACGTCGTCATGGCCGGCCTCGTCATCGCGGCCGTCTACTACGCGCGACGGACCGAACGCGCCGCCGGAGGAAACCAGAGATGA
- a CDS encoding TATA-box-binding protein gives MTDPKDTINIENVVASTGIGQELDLQSVAMDLEGADYDPEQFPGLVYRTQNPKSAALIFRSGKIVCTGAKSTDDVHESLHIVFDKLRDLQIPVDEEPDITVQNIVTSADLGRNLNLNAIAIGLGLENIEYEPEQFPGLVYRLDEPSVVALLFGSGKLVITGGKHPSDAKEAVDEIVSRLSELGLLEG, from the coding sequence ATGACCGACCCCAAGGACACGATCAACATCGAGAACGTCGTAGCCTCGACCGGAATCGGTCAGGAATTGGACCTTCAGAGCGTGGCGATGGACCTCGAAGGCGCGGACTACGACCCGGAGCAGTTCCCCGGTCTGGTCTACCGAACGCAGAACCCGAAGTCCGCGGCGCTCATCTTTCGGTCGGGGAAAATCGTCTGTACGGGCGCGAAGTCCACGGACGACGTTCACGAGAGTCTTCACATCGTCTTCGACAAGCTCCGCGACCTGCAGATTCCGGTGGACGAGGAGCCGGACATCACCGTCCAGAACATCGTCACGTCGGCCGATTTGGGGCGGAACTTGAACCTCAACGCCATCGCCATCGGTCTGGGGTTGGAGAACATCGAGTACGAACCCGAGCAGTTCCCGGGTCTCGTCTATCGACTCGACGAACCGAGCGTCGTGGCACTCCTCTTCGGGTCGGGAAAACTCGTCATCACGGGCGGTAAACACCCCTCGGACGCGAAGGAGGCGGTGGACGAAATCGTCTCTCGACTGAGCGAACTCGGTCTCTTAGAGGGATAG
- a CDS encoding HAD family hydrolase produces MTHSATVPSYDAYVFDVDGVLVEVPSRDALREAAARTFSRFGLESPSRDGVRALVTGDVERITDLCRAAGVDRSDFCTQAAREAYRAQKRELERGLRSVYDDVNALSELSAPSALVSNNLRRVVEEVVDRFDLRTRLGVESVRAPSFTPEELSRTKPDPHYLCAACDDVGVAPERTLYVGDEPVDVAAATRAGADSAFVRREGRENAAFSTPEGLDAGEPTYVVESLHELVE; encoded by the coding sequence ATGACCCACTCGGCGACCGTCCCCTCGTACGACGCCTACGTCTTCGACGTCGACGGCGTCCTCGTGGAAGTCCCGAGTCGGGACGCCCTTCGAGAGGCGGCCGCACGAACCTTCTCTCGGTTCGGCCTCGAATCGCCCTCCCGGGACGGCGTCCGCGCACTCGTCACCGGCGACGTCGAACGCATCACCGACCTCTGTCGCGCCGCGGGCGTGGACCGAAGCGACTTCTGCACGCAGGCGGCGCGGGAGGCGTACCGCGCACAGAAGCGCGAACTCGAACGCGGCCTCCGCTCGGTGTACGACGACGTGAACGCACTCTCCGAGCTCTCTGCACCGAGCGCGTTGGTGAGCAACAACCTCCGCCGCGTCGTGGAGGAAGTCGTCGACCGGTTCGACCTCCGGACGCGCCTCGGCGTCGAGTCCGTACGCGCGCCCTCCTTCACGCCGGAGGAACTCAGTCGGACCAAGCCCGACCCGCACTACCTCTGTGCCGCCTGCGACGACGTGGGCGTCGCCCCCGAGCGAACGCTGTACGTCGGCGACGAACCCGTGGACGTGGCGGCGGCGACCCGCGCGGGCGCGGACTCGGCGTTCGTCCGCCGGGAGGGGCGAGAGAACGCCGCGTTCTCGACGCCCGAGGGCCTCGACGCGGGCGAACCCACCTACGTCGTCGAGAGCCTCCACGAACTGGTCGAGTGA